The sequence CGCGTTGCGCCGGGACGCGGCCATCGCCGATTTGCGTCGCCTGGACGCGGACCTGCAAGCGCGACTGGCGCCCTATCGGGGGCGCGAGTTTTTCGTAGGACACGCGGCGTTCGGGCATTTCGCGCGGCGTTACGGACTGAGGCAGGTGTCGCTTGACCGCGAAGGACACGAGCCGGAGGCGCGCCATATCGCCTCGTTCATCGACCGCGCCCGGGCCGCGAAGGCGCGCGTGATCTTCCATCAGCCGCAAGAGCCGCGAAAAAACGTGGATGTTGTCGCGCGGGAGATCGGGGCGCGTGTCGAATCGCTCGACACGCTGTTTGACGATTACATCGCCGGCATGAACGCGATCGCCGACGCGATCGAAAAGGCGCTTGCCGAATGACGCCGGTGGATACCGCCCTGGATCGGGACGACATCGCTATCACTGGCGTGAATTTCGGCTACGACGGGCGATTGATCGTGGACGACGTCTCGTTTCGCGTGAAGCATCGCGAATTCGTGGCCATCGTCGGGCCGAACGGCGGCGGAAAGACGACCCTGTTGCGGCTCGTGCTCGGTCTTCTCCAACCGGCAAGCGGGCGCGTCGAGGTGTTCGGCACGACGCCCGATGCGGCACGCCGGCGCGTGGGATACATGCCGCAGGAGATGCGCGCGGATCCCGCGTTTCCCGTGACGGCGTTCGATGTCGTATTGATGGGGCGGGTGCGTCCTTTCGGCCGCATCCGGCGTGCCGATCGCGAGGCCGCGCGCCGTGCGATCGCCGAGGTGGGGCTGGGCGGTTTCGAGCGCGCACGCTTCGGCGAACTCTCCGGCGGGCAGCGGCAGCGCGCGCTCATCGCGCGTGCGCTCGTCGCCGAGCCGGAGATGCTGCTTCTGGACGAGCCGACGGCGAACATCGACCTGCGCGGCGAGGAGGCGTTCTACGACCTACTCCGCCACCTGAACGAACGCATGACGATCGTGCTCGTGACGCACGACCTCGGCCTCGTCTCGCGGACGGTGCGAAAGGTGGTGTGCGTCAACCGATTCGTGGAAGTGCATCCCACGGCGGAGTTGCCCGCGGACGCCATCCTTCGCCTGTACGGCGAGCGCATGACGGCCGTGCACCACGGGCATCATCACGCGCACGGCGCGGGCGACGCGGAGTAGGGCGATGTCGTTTTTCGCCGACCTCGCGCGCTACGATTTCCTGCGCATCGCCGTGTTGACGGCGCTTCTGGCGAGCGTGGCGTGCGGCATCGTCGGCACGTACGTCGTCACGCGGCGCATCACGTATCTGGCGGGCGCGATTTCGCACAGCATCCTCGGCGGGATGGGGCTGTTCGTGTATCTCGCGAAGGTGCACGGATTGGACTTTCTGCAGCCGCTGCACGGAGCGCTCGTCGCGGCGCTCGGTTCGGCCTTGCTTGCCGGTTGGGTCACGCTGCGCATGCGCGAGCGCGAGGACATGGTGATCGGCGCAATCTGGGCGGTCGGCATGGCCGTGGGCGTCTTGTTCATCTCGCGCACGCCAGGCTTCGCCGAAGACCTGATGAACTACCTGTTCGGCAACATCCTCATGGTCTCGCGGCACGACGTGGCGCTCATCGCGATGCTCGATGCGCTTATCGTCGCCGTCTGCCTCGTATTTTACGACCAGTTTCTCGTCGTGTGCTTCGATCCGCTCCACGCGCGTGTGCGGGGCCTCGCCGACGAGACGTTCCATCTGATGCTTCTGACGCTGACGGCGCTCACCGTCGTCTTGCTCGTCTCGGTCGTCGGGATCGTTCTCGTCATCGCGCTTCTCACCTTGCCGATCGCCATCGCGTCCGTGTGGTCGCGCACCATTGGGGGCATGATGATCTCCTCGATTCTCGTGTGCGCGGCGCTGACGGTGGGAGGGCTCGCCGCGAGCTACGAAACGAATCTGCCCGCCGGAGCGACGATCATCGTCGTGGCCGCGGCGTCGTACCTGGCGGTGTTCGCGGTATCGCGCATTGTCGCAAAGCGCCGGAAGGCGCTTAAAGGCGAGGCGGTCAGCGGATAAGGCCCCGATACCAGTCGACGGTTTGCGCGAGGCCCTCGCGCACCGAGAACTCGGCGGAGAATCCAAGCCGCTCCCGGGCCCGGGCGACGCTCGCGCGGCTGTTGCGGATATCGCCGACGCGCGCGGCCTCAAACTCGGGCCCGGCCGTACCGCCGGCAAGCTCGATCAACAGATTCGCAAGATCGAGGATGCTTGTGGAATCGCCGCGCGCGATGTTGAAGATCTCGTTGCCGGGAAGATCGGCGAAAGCGGCCATCACGTTGGCTCGCGCGACATCCTCGACAAAGACAAAATCGCGTGTCTGCAGGCCGTCGCCATGGATCACCGGCGCGCGGCGCGACAGCACGCGGGACAGAAAACTTGGAATCGCGGCGGCATACGGCGACTTCGGATCCTGCCTCGGGCCGAACACATTGAAGTAACGCAGTCCGACGAATGCCGCGCCGTAGCAATGCGCGAACGACTCGGCGATCGCCTCGTCGGCGAGTTTTGTCGCGGCATACGGCGACAGGGGCTTTGGCGGGGTCGCCTCGTCGATGTACTCGGCGTCGGCCTCGCCGTACACCGCGCACGAGCTGGCGTAGACGATGCGCGTCGCGCCGCTTTCGATTGCCTGGCGAAAAACGTTGATCGACCCGACGATGTTGATCTCCGCGGCCAGATGCGGGTCTTCGACCGACTGCGGCACGGAGATGAGCGCGGCCTGGTGAATGACGCGCTCGACCTTGTGGCAGGCCAGGCGGCATGCGGACTCGTCGCGGATGTCGCCGCGCACGAATTCCACGTCCAGTCCGTCGAGATTTTCCTGGCGCCCCGTGCTGAGGTTATCCAGCACGCGGACCTGGTGGCCGTCGGCGAGCAAGCGGCGCACGATCGTGCCGCCGATGAATCCCGCTCCGCCCGTGACCAGCACGCTCGCCATTTTTCATGCTCCCGTGTTCGGCGCCGAAGTATGGGGATGCGCGGATGGCCGGTCAATGTGGCTTCGATGGTCGGACAACGATGGGCTTCGCGGAACCCGAGGAGACCGCGGCGGGCCCACGTGCTAGAGAACCTCGCTTTTGAGTTCCTTGAGATAGCCTCGCAGAATCGCAAGAACCTCGTGCCCCGCGGGCGTGAGCGCATACTCCCGGCGCGCGCGGAGGCCGCCGTCGGGATCGGCCATGCTGCTCAACCAACCGCGTTGCTCGAGTCGCTTGAGAAGGGGATACAACGTACCGGGGCTAACCTCGTAACCGTGATGCCGAAGTTCCCGGATCATCCATTGGCCGACCACCGGCTTCTTCGCCGCGTGGTGGAGGATGTGGATTTTCCAGAATGAAAGCAGAAATTCGCGTTCGATGCTTTTGGCGTCGATCGCTGGCGTTCCGCCCTTCGCTAGCTTTCGCGGTACTTCGATACTTTTCACCAGCAGCTCCGTCATGGCGATAAAAATTATCGCCCAAAGCGGCGTGCTGGTATCTAAACCGAACGGGAGAACATTCCAAGGCCTCGTTGTCATCGAGGTGTCAAGCCCACAATTGCGAATGCGGTCGCCCGGACTTTTTCCGAGAACCGCAACGGCGTTTTCAGTCTCAAATTCAGACGGATCAGAACGCGCCCACGACCTTTCCGGAACGGGGGCTCATTCCGCAAAACTCGTTGAATTTGGGAATGAAATCGGAATCCGTAGTCGGAAACCGATATCGGGGCACGGCTATTGCACATCGCTCTGTCCGTCGTAACCCCTATGGAGTTTCCAATGCAAGTTCTGAATACAAGAAATTGGATCTGGGCGCTGTGCCTGGTGGCCATGCTGGCGTTCGTCGCCGCATGCGACGGCGGCGCTGACGGCGAGGATGGCGCGAGCGGAGAAGCAGGTCCGGCCGGAGCCGACGGTTCGAATGGGTCCAACGGCTCGGACGGCCTTGACGGAGCGGACGGGGCCGACGGTGAAGACGGAGCCGACGGCAGCGATGGATTGGATGGTTCCGACGGTTTGGACGGCTCCGACGGTTTGGACGGCTCCGATGGTTTGGACGGCTCCGACGGCGAGGATGGCGAGGACGGCGAGGACGGTGAAGGCACATACGGCACCCTGCCGAACGGCGTCACCGGCCGCGTTCTCGACACCGCCGACGACCCAATCGCTGACGCATACGTTTTCCTCATCCCTGTCGAGGACGTGACGGGCATCGCGATCAACATGGATCCGACGACGTTCGACGCCGCGGCGACCGACGACGAGCCGCTCGAAGATCTGATTCGCGGCCAGCTTGCCGCCGCGATCACCTATCAATACGGCGTGACCGACGGCGAAGGCATCTACGCGATCGACGATGTCGAAGCGGGCGCGTATTTCCTTTACGTGCAGCCCGACGCCCTCGACGGCGACCACCTGCCCGGCGGCAATCTGTCGCGCGCGTCGTACGATGCCGACGACCTGTACGGCACCAAGCGGCCCATTACGCTTTCGATGAGCGTCGGCGAAAACGCCCGCTTCGTCGGCTCGTCGGTGTGCCTGAACTGCCACGGCTACACGCACGAATTAAAGACCATGCACAAGCTCGGCATCCACAATCCGTACCAGGAAAGCGGACTTCAGGACTGGGATCTCGATCGCCACGAGGCGTTGCTGGACGGTTACGACCTGTTTGAGGACGACACGCTTGTTTACTACTACGATTACGACGGCGGCCGCGGATTCGACAAGTACAAGACCTCCCTGACCCCGCCGGCGGGAAATCTGAGCCTGACGGTGCGTCTCTGGAAAGACGGATCGCTATACAAGATGACGCTCACCGACCAGAAGGTGAACATCGGCGCCACCGCGACCTACACCGTCGATCTGGGGTACGGCGGCGGCGTGTACAAGCAGCGCTACAACACGAAGATCGGCGACAGCTTCTACCCGATGCCGGTTCAGTACCAAGAGGAGGGCAGCGAAACGTATTCGCCGCGCACACGCAAGGTGATTCGCGATTATCACGCCGACTGGTACTTCAGCGAATCCACGGGTCTCAAGACACCGGCCAAGAGCAAGTCGTTCGACAAGACCTGCGCGAGTTGCCATTACAACGGCTTCTCGCTCACCGGCAACGATACCGACGGCTGGAAGGCGATGGCGGTCTCGGATCCGAATGGCGAGCTGGACCTTGACGGCGACGGGGTGCCGGAAGAGCTGAACCTCGGCTGCGAATCCTGCCACGGTCCCGGCTCCAACCACTGGAAGAACGCCGGACAGGGCAAATACATCGTCTCCCCGGCGAACCTCGCCGCGGAACGCAGCTCGATGATCTGCGGCCAGTGCCACAGCCGTCCGAAGGGCAAGAACCTCGAGGACACGCCGATCAACGACAATAACGAAATGATGATCGCGGGCACGAGCCGCGAGGTCTTCCTGGCCGACTACACGAGCCGCGCGGACGGCGCCGCGTCGGATTTCTACGCCGACGACAACCTGCACTCCAAGAGCCACCATCAGCAGTACACCGACTACGTGCGTAGTGCGCATTACCGCAACGAGTTCGTCCTGCTTTCGTGCGCCGATTGCCACGACCCGCACGGGGAGGACGACAATCAGGCCCAGTTGCTTGAAGACCCGGACGACAATGCCCTTTGCACGAAATGTCATGTGGATCTGGCCGGCGACGCCAAGCCGCACATCCTGGCGAAAGTCGGCTACGATCACACTTTCATGGAACCCACGTGCGTGGACTGCCACATGGTCAAGACGGCCAAGACGGGCGCCGGCGCGCCGAGCGTGGTCGGCAGCGGTTACTGGATGAACGACATCACGTCGCACATGATGGATGTGCCCAGAAAGACGATCCTGGCGGGGCAGACGCCAAGTGATAGCCTGATGCCGATTCCGTACACGAACTCGTGCGGCGGCTGCCACGACTTCCCGATCGAATAAAAACCAGGTTTCGTCGCGGAAGCGGCGAGTTGAGACCACCGCCCCGGCCACGTGCCGGGGCGTAATTTTTGTGCGCTCGAAATCCGGCGCGACTCACCGCCCGATCGCGCGGCTGTAGACCTCCTCGATCCGCACCGACGTTTCCCCGATTGTCTCCGGCGGCGGGATGCCCGCGCGCGCGTCATCGAGCGCCTCGGGGTGCAGGACGATGCGGTGCATTAAGGCGGACAGGGACATCGCGTCCTGCGCACGGAAGAGGAACCCGCCGCGCCCCTCGCCGACAAGTTCCGGCAGCGCGCCGTGATCCGCGGCGATGACGGGCACGCCCGCCGCGAACGCCTCGTGGATGACCTTCGGCGAGTTCTCCACCCAGATCGACGGAACGATGAGCGCGTCGATATCCGCGAGAAGTCGCGGTAAATGGTCGGGAACAAACGCGCCGTGGAAAACGACGTTCGCCGCCGCGTCCTTCGGGCCATCGTAACCGCCATGCACGTGCAACTCCGCCGCGCCCGCGGCGACATCGCGGATCGCACGCATGGCGATGCCGACGCCTTTTTCGTGATTCAGATGGCCGATTAGCCCAAAACGCACCGGTCCTTCGCGGCGGGCGGCGGGCGGTGCGGGAATCTCGGCCGGGTCAATACCGTACGGAACGATGTGCGTCCGTTCGCGGGGCAAATAAAAGCCCGCCTGACGGTAGCGCTTCACGAGGTACTTCGACGGACTGATGATGTCGCGAAATGACGAGACGATCGAGCGATACACGTGCTGCCGGCGGTGGAAGAACATCAGCCGCGAAAACGGCACGAACGACAGGCCCTTCTGCGCGACGTTTCGCGCCGCGTCGGCCTTGCGCGTCTCGGTGACGTAGCGCCGCGCCCTTCGCGCAATGCCGGCGAGCGGCCCATAGTCGGACAGGCCCGCCGCCTCGCCGATCAGCCTGTCGGCTTCGTCCTCATAACAATCGACGCACCGCGTGAGCGGATACGGGCCGGGGCAGGGCGTCTGCCCGCGAAACAGCAGCCGGATGCGCGCGCACTGCCACCAGTAGTCGTGCAGCGTCAGGACGCTCGGACAATCGCGCGAAAGGTGTGCGAGCGCCGATGGCGAAAAACCGATGCCGTGATGCACATGAACGACATCCGGCATGAACGTCCGCGCCGTATGCAGGAGATCCGCCGACAGCGCGGGCGCGGCCGTCGCACGCCGATCGCGAAAACGGCGCAGACGGAAGTAGCCAACGACGGCGTCTTCCGGGCTCTCGCCATAAGCGTCGCAGGACTGCGTGTAGACGAGAACATCGTGCCGTTTGCCAAGTTCGGTGGCGAGTTGCTGCACGTGCCTTTCCGCGCCGCCGTACCGCTCGGGCGGAAACTGGTGGATGAGCAGGAAAATCCGCACGCTCGGATCATTTCAGCGAGGCGGGCGATTGTCTATTGGATTGATCGCGGAATTGCGAAGTCAAAGCCGCGACCGTAAGGGAGCGGTCTCCTCGTTCGCAAACGAAATTGTTGATCGGGAGAGGTGATGTTTTGTCGATCTTCCGACGGCCGCCTTTCGGGGCGAAACGGGCGGCAGCTTGCTGACGCGCGCAGCTCCGTTCGTTGCGTGGCGCGCGTTGCGATGACCTTCCAGCCTCTCAGCCTTCCAGTCTCTTTCCTTCTTAGCACCCGCACGCGCCCTTGGGCTCGGACGATTCGTCG comes from bacterium and encodes:
- a CDS encoding glycosyltransferase, producing MRIFLLIHQFPPERYGGAERHVQQLATELGKRHDVLVYTQSCDAYGESPEDAVVGYFRLRRFRDRRATAAPALSADLLHTARTFMPDVVHVHHGIGFSPSALAHLSRDCPSVLTLHDYWWQCARIRLLFRGQTPCPGPYPLTRCVDCYEDEADRLIGEAAGLSDYGPLAGIARRARRYVTETRKADAARNVAQKGLSFVPFSRLMFFHRRQHVYRSIVSSFRDIISPSKYLVKRYRQAGFYLPRERTHIVPYGIDPAEIPAPPAARREGPVRFGLIGHLNHEKGVGIAMRAIRDVAAGAAELHVHGGYDGPKDAAANVVFHGAFVPDHLPRLLADIDALIVPSIWVENSPKVIHEAFAAGVPVIAADHGALPELVGEGRGGFLFRAQDAMSLSALMHRIVLHPEALDDARAGIPPPETIGETSVRIEEVYSRAIGR
- a CDS encoding ATP-binding cassette domain-containing protein, whose amino-acid sequence is MTPVDTALDRDDIAITGVNFGYDGRLIVDDVSFRVKHREFVAIVGPNGGGKTTLLRLVLGLLQPASGRVEVFGTTPDAARRRVGYMPQEMRADPAFPVTAFDVVLMGRVRPFGRIRRADREAARRAIAEVGLGGFERARFGELSGGQRQRALIARALVAEPEMLLLDEPTANIDLRGEEAFYDLLRHLNERMTIVLVTHDLGLVSRTVRKVVCVNRFVEVHPTAELPADAILRLYGERMTAVHHGHHHAHGAGDAE
- a CDS encoding NAD-dependent epimerase/dehydratase family protein, with protein sequence MASVLVTGGAGFIGGTIVRRLLADGHQVRVLDNLSTGRQENLDGLDVEFVRGDIRDESACRLACHKVERVIHQAALISVPQSVEDPHLAAEINIVGSINVFRQAIESGATRIVYASSCAVYGEADAEYIDEATPPKPLSPYAATKLADEAIAESFAHCYGAAFVGLRYFNVFGPRQDPKSPYAAAIPSFLSRVLSRRAPVIHGDGLQTRDFVFVEDVARANVMAAFADLPGNEIFNIARGDSTSILDLANLLIELAGGTAGPEFEAARVGDIRNSRASVARARERLGFSAEFSVREGLAQTVDWYRGLIR
- a CDS encoding PadR family transcriptional regulator, which encodes MTELLVKSIEVPRKLAKGGTPAIDAKSIEREFLLSFWKIHILHHAAKKPVVGQWMIRELRHHGYEVSPGTLYPLLKRLEQRGWLSSMADPDGGLRARREYALTPAGHEVLAILRGYLKELKSEVL
- a CDS encoding metal ABC transporter permease translates to MSFFADLARYDFLRIAVLTALLASVACGIVGTYVVTRRITYLAGAISHSILGGMGLFVYLAKVHGLDFLQPLHGALVAALGSALLAGWVTLRMREREDMVIGAIWAVGMAVGVLFISRTPGFAEDLMNYLFGNILMVSRHDVALIAMLDALIVAVCLVFYDQFLVVCFDPLHARVRGLADETFHLMLLTLTALTVVLLVSVVGIVLVIALLTLPIAIASVWSRTIGGMMISSILVCAALTVGGLAASYETNLPAGATIIVVAAASYLAVFAVSRIVAKRRKALKGEAVSG